A region from the Aegilops tauschii subsp. strangulata cultivar AL8/78 chromosome 5, Aet v6.0, whole genome shotgun sequence genome encodes:
- the LOC109753518 gene encoding protein argonaute MEL1, with product MAYRGGGGRGGRGDQQQEQQQYGGGRGAPAGGGRGATGRPPPRASSAPRPAATAPCTPMVADNPNATGPHQGAYQHGVVVRNPAPAPYATVRAPSPAVTIRAPSPTPATIRAPAPSASPAAAPFQPARVSAFAPPTPAAVAKELEQKLFVTETALAPTQAGQLEEEKAPEVDLAPVSKKGLAHPARPGAGTVGKKVMIRANHFLVNVADNNLFHYDVSINPESKSRAVNREVLSELIKLHGKTSLGGKLPAYDGRKSLYTAGSLPFESEEFSVTLVDPEKKDKEKAEREYKITILIAGRTDLYHLQQFLKGRQRDMPQETIQVLDVVLRESPSWNYVTVSRSFFSTTFGHRGDIGEGLECWRGYYQSLCPTQMGLSLNIDISATSFFKPVTVVQFVLEFLNLRDASRPLTDRDRVKIKKALRGVRVETNHQEDQIRRYKITGITPVPMSQLTFPVDERGTRMSVVQYFMQRYKYNLQYTSWPCLQSGSDARPVYLPMEACKIVEGQRYSKKLNDKQVTNILRATCQRPQQREQSIREMVLHNKYAEDKFAQEFGINVCSDLVSVPARVLPPPMLRYHDSGKEKTCVPSVGQWNMINKVGRPPSIEKAFTRFGVPALKNIPTIIFGADVTPPPPGEDSASSVAAVVASMDWPEITKYSGLVSAQPHRQEIIENLFSVTKDPQRGNVNGGMIRELLIAFRRKTGRRPERILFYRDGVSEGQFSHVLLHEMDAIRKACASLEEGYQPEVNFVPVEKKHYTRLLSGDHGRHDMTDKSGNKLSGLVTAHENNGQHIPIDISIVSQAGRLVVQFPFNSTCYSLKTAIEKKLNVSINSCSLYLARKPIDYGKTLAYYGLRDKSVLRMEAKLLGGASIGVPQTVAQTFSDQTLKEYSADSTKFFRTVSVRDKDRPGRRRRITVFNKNGNILGLSVVDQLKKAIKNKKSWNGQLKKEDFRVVDGRAVIIKEPIYGINAVNLPKDCKKILKILKKIFKTEINGADAPFLRWNPFLTDLLTVLESAAFSDLYWLVPFIKTNFAFKTPIQRGNASYNIIRYYEGLNGLDKFVFEAIVNGVPVPTDWLSLKLQTHYFFRKTIQYALNKYGFTYSLTSFGCFKFQRNKTTHDGIVSPWHLSDHEISMLLRSFVAEVVASMDWPEIAKYRGLVSAQPHRQEIIEDLFSVTKDPQRGNVNGGMIRELLIAFRRKTGRRPERILFYRDGASEGQFSHVLLHEMDAIRKACASLEEGYMPPVTFVVVQKRHHTRLCPEVHGRRDMTDKSGNILPGTAMTLVVASMDWPEITKYRGLVSAQPHRQEIIEDLFSVTKDPQRGNVNGGMIRELLIAFRRKTGRRPERILFYRDGVSEGQFSHVLLHEMDAIRKACASLEEGYMPPVTFVVVQKRHHTRLFPEVHGRRDMTDKSGNILPGTVVDLMICHPTEFDFYLCSHAGIQGTSRPTHYHVLYDENHFTADALQSLTNNLCYTYARCTRVVSVVPPAYYAHLAAFCVRYYVEGDRSNGGSTPGSSGQAAIAREGPVEVRQLPKIKDNVKDVMFYC from the exons ATGGCCTACCGCGGAGGCGGAGGCCGGGGAGGTCGCGGCGAccagcagcaggagcagcagcAGTACGGCGGAGGCCGGGGCGCGCCGGCAGGAGGAGGGCGCGGGGCCACGGGACGCCCGCCCCCGCGCGCGTCGTCAGCGCCTCGCCCCGCCGCGACGGCGCCCTGCACGCCCATGGTGGCCGACAATCCCAACGCCACGGGGCCGCACCAGGGCGCCTACCAGCACGGCGTCGTCGTCCGCAACCCCGCACCGGCGCCCTACGCCACCGTCCGCGCGCCTTCGCCCGCGGTCACCATCCGCGCCCCCTCGCCCACGCCGGCCACCATCCGCGCTCCTGCTCCGTCGGCCTCGCCAGCCGCGGCCCCGTTCCAGCCGGCCCGCGTCTCCGCCTTCGCTCCGCCGACCCCCGCTGCCGTCGCCAAGGAGCTCGAGCAGAAGCTCTTCGTCACGGAGACCGCGCTGGCGCCGACGCAGGCGGggcagctcgaggaggagaaGGCGCCCGAGGTGGACCTCGCGCCGGTGTCGAAGAAGGGGCTCGCCCACCCCGCGCGGCCCGGCGCCGGCACCGTGGGCAAGAAGGTGATGATCCGCGCCAACCATTTCCTCGTCAACGTCGCCGACAACAACCTCTTCCACTACGAT GTCTCAATCAACCCGGAGTCAAAATCGAGAGCTGTGAACAGGGAGGTACTCAGTGAGCTAATCAAGTTGCACGGGAAGACATCCCTCGGGGGCAAATTGCCTGCCTATGATGGAAGAAAGAGTCTCTACACTGCAGGCTCACTCCCTTTTGAGTCTGAGGAGTTTTCTGTTACACTGGTTGATCCCGAAAAGAAAGACAAAGAAAA GGCTGAAAGGGAGTACAAGATCACCATTCTGATTGCTGGGAGGACAGACCTGTACCACCTCCAGCAGTTTCTCAAAGGAAGACAGAGGGATATGCCTCAAGAAACCATCCAAGTTCTTGATGTTGTCCTCAGGGAGTCACCATCCTGGAA CTATGTCACAGTgtccagatccttcttctccaccaCCTTTGGTCACAGAGGAGACATTGGTGAAGGATTAGAGTGCTGGAGAGGTTACTACCAGAGCTTATGTCCAACCCAGATGGGGCTGTCACTCAATATAG ACATATCTGCAACATCCTTCTTCAAGCCTGTGACAGTGGTCCAGTTTGTGCTAGAGTTCCTCAACTTACGTGATGCCTCGCGGCCTCTGACAGACAGGGACCGTGTTAAG ATAAAGAAAGCACTCCGTGGGGTGCGTGTCGAAACAAACCACCAGGAAGACCAAATCAGAAGATACAAGATAACAGGGATTACTCCTGTTCCCATGAGCCAGCTCAC ATTTCCTGTTGATGAGAGAGGAACAAGAATGTCAGTTGTTCAGTACTTCATGCAAAGATACAAATACAATCTGCAGTATACTTCTTGGCCCTGCTTGCAGTCTGGAAGTGATGCTCGGCCTGTGTATCTGCCTATGGAG GCGTGCAAGATTGTTGAAGGGCAAAGGTACTCTAAGAAACTGAATGACAAGCAGGTCACCAACATACTTAGAGCTACCTGTCAACGTCCCCAGCAGCGGGAGCAAAGCATTCGTGAG ATGGTTCTGCACAACAAGTATGCTGAGGACAAGTTTGCTCAGGAGTTCGGAATCAACGTCTGCAGTGACCTGGTCTCTGTTCCAGCCCGTGTGCTGCCTCCCCCCATG TTGAGATATCATGATTCTGGAAAGGAGAAAACTTGTGTGCCAAGTGTTGGACAGTGGAACATGATTAACAAG GTTGGGCGGCCACCTTCCATTGAGAAGGCCTTTACTAGATTTGGTGTTCCGGCTTTGAAAAATATCCCAACCATTATCTTTGGTGCTGATGTTACACCCCCCCCACCTGGAGAGGACTCTGCATCATCTGTTGCTGCG GTGGTGGCATCAATGGACTGGCCAGAGATCACCAAGTACAGTGGTCTTGTCTCTGCTCAACCACACAGGCAGGAGATAATCGAAAACCTCTTCAGTGTCACCAAAGATCCGCAGAGGGGTAATGTCAATGGTGGCATGATCAG GGAGTTACTGATTGCCTTCCGCAGGAAGACAGGCCGGAGGCCTGAGAGGATACTCTTCTACAG GGATGGCGTAAGTGAAGGCCAATTCAGCCATGTTCTGCTTCATGAAATGGACGCAATCAGGAAG gcCTGTGCCTCATTGGAGGAGGGTTATCAACCCGAGGTCAATTTTGTTCCTGTCGAGAAGAAACATTACACCAGGCTACTCTCTGGGGatcatgggaggcatgatatgacTGACAAAAGTGGAAACAAACTTTCTG GTCTTGTCACGGCTCATGAAAATAATGGGCAGCACATACCCATCGATATATCTATTGTCAGTCAAGCCGGTAGATTAGTAGTACAGTTCCCTTTCAACAGTACGTGTTATTCACTGAAGACTGCTATTGAAAAGAAACTGAATGTTTCAATCAATAGTTGTTCATTGTATCTTGCAAGAAAGCCTATTGACTACGGAAAGACCCTAGCTTACTATGGCTTACGGGATAAGTCTGTGCTTAGGATGGAGGCAAAATTGCTAGGCGGTGCTTCTATTGG GGTTCCTCAAACGGTTGCTCAAACTTTCTCAGACCAAACCTTAAAAGAATACAGTGCTGATAGCACCAAGTTCTTTCGAACGGTGTCTGTTCGAGATAAAGACAGGCCTGGGAGACGCCGTCGTATTACAGTATTCAACAAGAATGGCAATATTCTTGGTCTTAGTGTAGTAGATCAACTGAAGAAGgcaataaaaaataaaaaatcatgGAATGGGCAACTGAAAAAGGAGGATTTTAGGGTAGTTGATGGGCGGGCTGTGATAATTAAAGAGCCTATTTATGGTATTAATGCTGTTAATTTGCCCAAGGATTGCAAAAAAATATTGAAAATTCTAAAGAAAATCTTTAAGACAGAAATCAATGGGGCCGATGCACCTTTTCTGCGATGGAACCCTTTCCTCACAGATTTGCTAACAGTGTTAGAATCTGCAGCATTCAGCGACCTTTACTGGCTAGTTCCATTTATCAAGACGAATTTTGCTTTTAAGACGCCTATCCAACGCG GAAATGCTTCTTATAATATTATAAGATATTATGAAGGTTTGAACGGGCTAGACAAGTTTGTTTTCGAAGCAATTGTTAACGGGGTCCCTGTTCCGACTGACTGGTTGTCACTCAAATTGCAAACACACTACTTCTTTAGAAAAACAATACAGTATGCCTTAAACAAATATGGGTTCACGTACTCTTTGACTTCGTTCGGATGCTTCAAATTTCAAAGAAATAAAACGACTCATGATGGGATAGTG TCTCCATGGCACTTGAGTGACCACGAGATTTCTATGCTCTTAAGAAGTTTTGTTGCGGAG GTGGTGGCATCAATGGACTGGCCAGAGATCGCCAAGTACAGAGGTCTTGTCTCTGCTCAACCACACAGGCAGGAGATAATCGAAGACCTCTTCAGTGTCACCAAAGATCCGCAGAGGGGTAATGTCAATGGTGGCATGATCAG GGAGTTACTGATTGCCTTCCGCAGAAAGACAGGCCGGAGGCCTGAGAGGATACTCTTCTACAG GGATGGCGCAAGCGAAGGCCAATTCAGCCATGTTCTGCTTCATGAAATGGACGCAATCAGGAAG GCCTGCGCCTCATTGGAGGAGGGGTATATGCCCCCAGTCACCTTTGTGGTTGTCCAGAAAAGGCATCACACCAGGCTGTGCCCTGAGGTTCATGGGAGGCGTGATATGACTGACAAGAGTGGGAACATACTTCCAG GAACTGCGATGACGCTG GTGGTGGCATCAATGGACTGGCCAGAGATCACCAAGTACAGAGGTCTTGTCTCTGCTCAACCACACAGGCAGGAGATAATCGAAGACCTCTTTAGTGTCACCAAAGATCCGCAGAGGGGTAATGTCAATGGTGGCATGATCAG GGAGTTACTGATTGCCTTCCGCAGGAAGACAGGCCGGAGGCCTGAGAGGATACTCTTCTACAG GGATGGTGTAAGTGAAGGCCAATTCAGCCATGTTCTGCTTCATGAAATGGATGCAATCAGGAAG GCCTGCGCCTCACTGGAGGAGGGGTATATGCCCCCAGTCACCTTTGTGGTTGTCCAGAAAAGGCATCACACCAGGCTGTTCCCTGAGGTTCATGGGAGGCGTGATATGACTGACAAGAGTGGGAACATACTTCCAG GAACTGTGGTTGACCTCATGATTTGCCACCCTACAGAGTTTGATTTCTACTTGTGCAGCCATGCTGGCATTCAG GGAACTAGCAGGCCAACACACTACCATGTTCTTTATGATGAGAATCACTTCACAGCCGATGCGCTTCAGTCACTGACCAACAATCTCTGCTACAC CTATGCTCGTTGCACTCGTGTGGTCTCTGTTG TCCCACCGGCGTACTACGCCCATCTCGCCGCATTCTGCGTGCGCTACTACGTGGAAGGGGACAGGTCGAACGGCGGGTCAACCCCTGGGAGCAGCGGGCAGGCGGCGATTGCGCGCGAGGGCCCCGTGGAGGTGCGCCAGCTCCCAAAGATCAAGGACAACGTCAAGGATGTCATGTTCTACTGCTGA